In Betta splendens chromosome 19, fBetSpl5.4, whole genome shotgun sequence, the following proteins share a genomic window:
- the LOC114845949 gene encoding growth arrest-specific protein 7-like, whose translation MSPQGRRYYVNTINNETTWERPSSVPGTPKTSVRHKNSLPAVNGFHSGGSPLHHVEHPHNSLIRKSSTEPQSPGSTSPTRKQHKETTVTVSGAANGNPCEVTSACMSEQQLLKPNEWSYCDYFWADKKDPQGSGCVTGFEVLLQKQLKGKQMQKEMAEFVRERIKIEEEYARNLSKLSQIPLAGQEEGTLGEAWAQLKKSLADEAEVHLKFSSKLQSEVEKPLLTFRENFKKDMKRCDHHIADLRKQLTGRYAAVEKARKALADRQKELEMKTQQLEIKLSNKIEEDIKKARRKSTQAGQRQRSKTDRKAWD comes from the exons ATGTCTCCACAAGGACGGCGGTATTATGTCAACACCATTAACAATG AGACCACATGGGAGAGACCCTCCAGTGTACCCGGGACCCCCAAAACCTCAGTGCGGCACAAGAACTCCCTGCCCGCAG TGAACGGCTTCCACTCAGGCGGCAGTCCTCTGCATCACGTGGAGCATCCGCACAACAGTCTGATAAGgaagagcagcacagagccacAG AGCCCGGGATCGACGTCGCCCACCAGGAAACAGCACAAGGAGACGACGGTCACGGTGAGTGGGGCAGCGAACGGGAACCCCTGTGAAGTGACCTCAG CGTGCATGTCggagcaacagctgctgaagCCAAATGAATGGAGCTACTGCGATTACTTCTGG GCCGATAAGAAGGATCCCCAAGGCAGTGGCTGCGTCACAGGATTtgaggttctgctgcagaaacagctgAAGGGGAAACAGATGCAAAAGGAGATGGCCGAGTTCGTACGAGAGAG aataaagatAGAGGAAGAGTATGCCAGGAACCTCTCCAAGCTATCTCAGATCCCTCTAGCAGGCCAGGAGGAAGG GACTCTGGGGGAAGCCTGGGCCCAGTTGAAGAAGAGCCTGGCGGACGAAGCAGAAGTTCACCTGAAGTTCTCCTCCAAG CTCCAGAGTGAAGTCGAGAAACCTCTGCTGACCTTCAGGGAGAACTTTAAGAAGGACATGAAGAGGTGCGACCACCACATCGCCGACCTGCGGAAGCAGCTGACTGGCCGCTATGCAGCAGTGGAGAAG GCTCGTAAAGCACTGGCCGACAGACAGAAAGAGCTGGAGATGAAAACTCAGCAGCTGGAGATCAAACTCAGTAACAAGATTGAAGAGGACATAAAGAAGGCTCGCAGGAAATCCACGCAAGCAGGTCagaggcagaggtcaaag ACTGACAGAAAGGCGTGGGACTGA